One Glycine max cultivar Williams 82 chromosome 3, Glycine_max_v4.0, whole genome shotgun sequence DNA window includes the following coding sequences:
- the LOC100777934 gene encoding DNA polymerase zeta catalytic subunit isoform X3 — protein MSSTISSEWMWSPPSKSGALSNDEAHCPKRQSICELEGDTSVDEILNQQFKMYSSLSQTCSDVNMVQSLVPIWEEQQKRNGVHEATMPSDPGKPLPEDVMKLLSVGLDFEKKFIELCSEAETSLFCTFSAKELRETDIIGSASPPASLCKNAKLHEEGTDANLEMLTMDEIPSSEMIGTLDIKAADKEAQNILKWLATSQAAEDINSDDELVYETILTPLLPAATIDKVLEEANIAYENESQKECQDILDSIDDMLELELPNEKPSHSLDHYCPIGASSSSMLPQVDGSNDDEFSSPRDSLAGTSSLVEINSEYTRASEHHVLPNTDTSTLIKDKRNKQWGSLPFSSIDKANNDGEHATLLVTHPFESETGDSAHSNYLNRNEVRNGACFIRNKGRDASDSKEVHKLVNCSLRDLMRRKRSYRVEQADCESGTTKKLLLDRHEEQNACLWQKQLDLKTMQTDEEEMEHQKNCECEVSNHANLVHGKMPLPAGSDCLLQATSRPKDEYFGQHEIEGLEASSVLRNCTNGESALMHGGPGLQKPEKLYLINSIDPSMVCRGENLKVGTTFTKPVASDACTQNPLLDTRSRTASVHTVRASERTPQTDTSASSSVQSSFIDDKVSDKFMDQSSHGSRSFVQHDQMTFCENSVEKNAASDVQVLLSEKVDTQKLGENLLHETIKLTEITTGKNPLADKTLEGTLTLPTTSNTHFHLDEDSSDEMPGDVLDDFLPISARDSQKGMETCNEYVTVKTLTSNGTKSVSTHYQNDGSHLYLLTPNILPPSVGTVHRWLLCNKRGNIPDHTHQETDAEDKDVPKCASETEPPLRPKLYQDSDTENKPPCNGEGQTERVKACLDDSQDISQISDPDRKSSFTPLSQIGFRDPASVGCGQQLTLLSIEILAECRGDLLPDPQFDAINIVALGFQNDGDSIVEVLVLLHSKYVPCQRSFDGLFGCKILVFTDEKLLLKEFIKIVSSSDPDILMGWDIQGSSLGFLAERASHLGLGLLNNVSRTPSESLIASEDSKTYEKDILELDIHDTPSRDCCVPENSIIEDEWGRTHASGVHIGGRIVLNAWRLIRGEVKLNLYSVEAVAESVLRRKIPSFHHKVLTKWFSSGPGRARYRCIKYVIERAKLNLEIINQLDMVNRTSELARVFGIEFFSVLSRGSQYRVESMFLRLAHTQNYLAISPGKQQVASQPAMECLPLVMEPESGFYSDPVVVLDFQSLYPSMIIAYNLCFCTCLGKVVASKANTLGVSSFSPEQHVLQDLKDQILLTPNGVMFVPSKVRRGILPRLLEEILTTRIMVKQAIKKLAPPEKVLQRIFNARQLALKLIANVTYGYTAAGFSGRMPCAELADSIVQCGRSTLEKAISFVNLHEKWNAKVIYGDTDSMFVLLRGCTVKESFQIGSEIASAITAMNPSPVTLKMEKVYHPCFLLTKKRYVGYSYESPDQIEPVFDAKGIETVRRDTCGAVAKIMEQSLRLFFEHQNLLEVKTYLHRQWKRILSGRICLKDFIFAKEVRLGTYSARISSLPPAAIVATKAMTVDPRAEPRYAERIPYVVIHGEPGARLVDMVVDPLEVLAIDSPFRINDLYYINKQIIPALQRVFGLVGADLNHWFSEMPRPTREASAKHTLTTNFHQTRIDYYYLSKHCVLCDRLVQASARLCNQCSENEVAAATAVISKTSKLEQEMQHLVAVCHHCGGGDRLLENGVKCTSISCLVFYERRKVQKELLAATHVAADKDLYPRCTVEWF, from the exons ATGTCTTCCACGATCTCATCTGAGTGGATGTGGTCACCCCCAAGCAAATCCGGTGCTTTGTCAAATGATGAGGCTCACTGTCCTAAACGTCAAAGTATCTGTGAGCTTGAAGGAGATACTTCTGTGGATG AGATACTTAATCAGCAATTTAAAATGTATTCATCTCTCTCACAAACATGCTCAGATGTCAACATGGTTCAGTCACTTGTACCAATATGGGAG GAGCAACAGAAACGGAATGGGGTTCATGAGGCTACCATGCCTTCTGATCCTGGCAAACCACTACCAGAAGATGTTATGAAACTTCTCTCTGTTGGTCTTGACtttgagaaaaaatttattgaattgtGCAGTGAAGCTGAAACCTCTTTATTTTGTACTTTTTCTGCGAAGGAATTGAG AGAAACAGACATAATAGGCTCGGCATCACCACCAGCTTCATTATGCAAAAATGCCAAATTGCATGAGGAAGGGACTGATGCAAATCTTGAAATGTTGACTATGGATGAAATCCCTTCATCTGAAATGATTGGAACATTGGACATAAAG GCTGCTGATAAGGAAGCACAAAATATTCTTAAGTGGCTTGCAACTTCTCAAGCTGCAGAGGATATAAACTCTGACGATGAACTTGTTTATGAAACAATCTTGACTCCCTTGTTACCTGCTGCAACAATTGATAAGGTGCTGGAGGAAGCTAATATTGCTTATGAGAATGAGTCCCAAAAGGAGTGTCAGGATATTCTAGATTCAATTGATGATATGCTTGAGTTGGAGTTACCAAATGAAAAACCCTCTCATTCCTTGGATCACTATTGTCCTATTGGAGCTTCATCAAGCAGTATGTTACCTCAAGTTGATGGTTCTAATGATGATGAGTTCTCAAGTCCACGTGATAGTTTGGCTGGAACCTCTTCTCTAGTAGAGATAAACAGTGAATACACAAGGGCTTCTGAGCACCATGTACTGCCCAATACTGACACAAGTACActtattaaagataaaaggaaTAAACAATGGGGGTCTTTGCCTTTTTCCTCAATTGATAAAGCTAATAATGATGGAGAGCATGCTACTTTACTTGTGACTCATCCATTTGAAAGTGAGACTGGAGATTCTGCTCACTCAAATTACTTAAACAGAAATGAGGTTAGAAATGGTGCTTGTTTTATAAGGAACAAGGGCAGAGATGCTTCAGATTCCAAAGAAGTACACAAATTGGTTAACTGCTCTTTGCGGGACTTGATGAGGCGAAAGCGATCCTATCGAGTTGAACAAGCTGACTGTGAGTCTGGAACTACTAAAAAGCTTCTTTTAGACAGGCATGAGGAACAAAATGCATGCCTTTGGCAAAAACAGCTGGATTTAAAAACAATGCAAACTGATGAAGAAGAAATGGAACACCAGAAGAATTGTGAATGTGAAGTTAGCAATCATGCTAATTTAGTGCATGGGAAAATGCCCCTTCCAGCTGGCAGTGACTGTCTTTTACAAGCTACTAGCCGGCCAAAAGATGAATATTTTGGTCAACATGAAATAGAAGGTTTGGAAGCAAGTTCAGTGTTGAGGAACTGTACAAATGGAGAGTCTGCTTTAATGCATGGGGGACCAGGCCTCCAAAAGCCTGAAAAATTATACTTAATCAATTCCATAGACCCATCTATGGTTTGTAGGGGTGAAAACCTTAAGGTTGGCACAACTTTTACAAAACCTGTAGCTTCTGATGCCTGTACCCAAAATCCCCTCTTGGACACACGGTCGAGAACAGcttctgttcatacagtcagaGCTTCTGAGAGGACTCCACAAACTGATACTTCTGCTTCAAGTAGTGTGCAGAGCTCCTTCATTGATGATAAAGTGTCTGACAAATTCATGGATCAAAGTTCTCATGGAAGCAGATCTTTTGTGCAACATGATCAGATGACGTTTTGTGAGAATTCTGTGGAGAAAAATGCTGCAAGTGATGTGCAAGTATTGTTAAGTGAAAAAGTGGATACTCAAAAGCTGGGTGAAAATTTGTTGCATGAGACTATTAAATTAACTGAAATAACCACAGGCAAGAACCCCCTGGCTGATAAGACTCTTGAAGGTACTTTGACCTTGCCAACAACCTCTAATACCCATTTTCATTTGGATGAGGACAGCTCTGATGAAATGCCAG GGGATGTTCTGGATGACTTTCTTCCGATATCTGCAAGGGATTCTCAGAAAGGGATGGAGACTTGCAATGAGTATGTTACAGTTAAAACCCTTACATCTAATGGTACAAAGAGTGTCTCGACCCACTATCAAAATGATGGTTCTCACCTATACCTATTAACTCCTAATATTTTGCCTCCTTCTGTGGGTACTGTGCATAGATGGTTACTTTGTAACAAGAGAG GGAACATTCCTGATCATACACATCAAGAAACAGATGCAGAGGACAAGGATGTTCCAAAATGTGCTTCTGAGACTGAACCTCCTCTTAGGCCTAAGCTGTATCAAGATTCTGATACAGAAAATAAGCCTCCATGCAATGGAGAAggacaaacagaaagagtgaaaGCATGCCTAGATGACTCACAAGATATTTCTCAGATATCAGACCCTGATAGAAAATCAAGTTTTACCCCTCTAAGTCAAATTGGATTTCGAGACCCTGCAAGTGTTGGCTGTGGACAGCAATTGACATTACTTAGTATAGAG ATTCTTGCAGAATGTAGAGGAGACCTTTTACCCGATCCTCAATTTGATGCCATCAACATTGTAGCTCTTGGTTTTCAGAATGACGGTGATTCTATTGTTGAAGTTCTAGTTCTTTTACATAGTAAATATGTACCTTGTCAGAG AAGTTTTGATGGTCTATTTGGCTGTAAAATATTGGTCTTCACTGATGAGAAACTCTTGTTAAAAGAATTTATAAAGATTGTGTCTTCATCTGACCCAGATATTTTGATGGGTTGGGATATTCAAGGGAGTTCTCTTGGTTTTCTGGCAGAAAGGGCATCACATCTTGGTTTGGGATTACTTAATAATGTGTCTCGCACTCCATCTGAGTCTTTGATTGCTTCTGAAGATAGCAAAACTTATGAAAAAGATATCTTGGAACTGGACATCCATGATACCCCTAGTCGAGATTGTTGCGTGCCAGAAAATTCAATAATTGAGGATGAATGGGGACGGACACATGCTAGTGGAGTTCATATAGGAGGCAGAATTGTCCTGAATGCATGGCGATTGATCCGTGGAGAAGTTAAGCTGAACTTATATTCAGTTGAAGCTGTAGCTGAATCTGTATTGAGGCGGAAAATTCCTTCATTTCATCACAAGGTGCtaacaaaatggttttcaagtgGTCCTGGACGAGCAAGATATCGGTGTATCAAATATGTTATAGAGAGAGCAAAGCTGAACCTTGAGATAATAAACCAGCTTGATATG GTGAATCGAACATCAGAACTTGCTCGTGTCTTTGGCATAGAGTTTTTTTCTGTTCTCTCTCGAGGATCACAATACCGTGTTGAATCCATGTTTCTGAGGTTGGCCCATACGCAAAACTATCTTGCCATCTCACCTGGAAAACAACAG GTTGCTTCTCAGCCTGCCATGGAGTGCCTTCCCCTAGTAATGGAACCAGAATCTGGATTTTATTCAGATCCTGTTGTTGTACTTGACTTCCAGTCTTTATATCCATCCATGATAATTGCATACAATCTTTGCTTTTGCACTTGTCTCGGTAAAGTTGTGGCATCAAAGGCCAACACACTTGGGGTTAGTTCATTCTCACCAGAGCAACATGTTCTGCAGGATTTAAAGGATCAAATCTTGCTCACTCCAAATGGTGTTATGTTTGTACCTTCGAAG GTTCGAAGAGGTATACTGCCCCGCTTATTGGAAGAAATCTTAACAACAAGAATTATGGTAAAACAAGCAATAAAAAAGTTGGCTCCTCCAGAGAAAGTTCTTCAGCGG ATATTTAATGCAAGGCAGCTTGCTTTGAAGCTCATAGCGAATGTAACATATGGCTACACTGCTGCTGGATTTAGTGGTCGCATGCCCTGTGCAGAACTTGCAGACAGTATCGTTCAGTGTGGCCGTAGTACACTGGAAAAGGCTATATCATTTGTAAATCTACATGAAAAGTGGAATGCTAAAGTTATTTATGGAGATACTGATAG TATGTTTGTCCTCCTTAGAGGATGCACTGTCAAAGAGTCTTTCCAAATTGGGAGTGAGATTGCCTCTGCTATCACTGCTATGAATCCTAGCCCTGTCACCCTGAAGATGGAGAAAGTTTATCACCCATGTTTCCTCCTTACTAAGAAAAGATATGTCGGCTACAGTTATGAAAGCCCTGATCAAATTGAACCTGTTTTTGATGCCAAGGGTATTGAGACAGTACGCAGGGACACATGTGGTGCAGTTGCAAAGATAATGGAGCAGTCTTTGAGACTCTTCTTTGAGCATCAGAATTTATTGGAG GTGAAGACTTATTTGCATCGTCAGTGGAAGAGGATTCTTTCAGGAAGAATCTGCCTTAAAGATTTTATCTTTGCAAAGGAGGTTCGCTTGGGTACCTACAGTGCAAGAATCTCATCACTTCCTCCTGCTGCAATTGTAGCCACTAAGGCAATGACGGTTGACCCTAGGGCAGAACCACGTTATGCTGAGAGAATACCGTATGTTGTAATTCATGGAGAGCCTGGAGCTCGCCTGGTTGATATGGTTGTGGATCCATTGGAAGTTTTGGCAATTGATTCCCCATTTAgaataaatgatttatattacattaataaacaaataataccaGCTTTACAGCGGGTATTTGGACTTGTTGGTGCTGACTTAAACCATTGGTTTTCAGAGATGCCCCGCCCCACAAGGGAAGCTTCTGCAAAGCATACATTAACTACAAATTTCCATCAAACCAGAATTGATTATTACTATCTTTCAAAACATTGTGTATTATGTGATAGGTTGGTTCAGGCATCAGCCCGTTTATGCAATCAATGTTCTGAAAATGAAGTAGCTGCTGCAACAGCAGTGATTAGTAAGACTTCAAAGTTAGAGCAAGAGATGCAACATCTTGTTGCT GTATGTCACCATTGTGGAGGCGGGGATAGGCTTCTGGAAAATGGTGTGAAGTGTACGTCCATTTCATGCTTGGTGTTTTATGAGAGGCGGAAGGTTCAGAAAGAACTGCTAGCTGCCACCCATGTTGCTGCAGATAAAGACTTATATCCGAGATGCACAGTGGAATggttctga
- the LOC100777934 gene encoding DNA polymerase zeta catalytic subunit isoform X2: MGHLHLSKMKFRYPIPDTCKKLNTDDQHRKADSDAHACLESKLWMSSTISSEWMWSPPSKSGALSNDEAHCPKRQSICELEGDTSVDEILNQQFKMYSSLSQTCSDVNMVQSLVPIWEEQQKRNGVHEATMPSDPGKPLPEDVMKLLSVGLDFEKKFIELCSEAETSLFCTFSAKELRETDIIGSASPPASLCKNAKLHEEGTDANLEMLTMDEIPSSEMIGTLDIKAADKEAQNILKWLATSQAAEDINSDDELVYETILTPLLPAATIDKVLEEANIAYENESQKECQDILDSIDDMLELELPNEKPSHSLDHYCPIGASSSSMLPQVDGSNDDEFSSPRDSLAGTSSLVEINSEYTRASEHHVLPNTDTSTLIKDKRNKQWGSLPFSSIDKANNDGEHATLLVTHPFESETGDSAHSNYLNRNEVRNGACFIRNKGRDASDSKEVHKLVNCSLRDLMRRKRSYRVEQADCESGTTKKLLLDRHEEQNACLWQKQLDLKTMQTDEEEMEHQKNCECEVSNHANLVHGKMPLPAGSDCLLQATSRPKDEYFGQHEIEGLEASSVLRNCTNGESALMHGGPGLQKPEKLYLINSIDPSMVCRGENLKVGTTFTKPVASDACTQNPLLDTRSRTASVHTVRASERTPQTDTSASSSVQSSFIDDKVSDKFMDQSSHGSRSFVQHDQMTFCENSVEKNAASDVQVLLSEKVDTQKLGENLLHETIKLTEITTGKNPLADKTLEGTLTLPTTSNTHFHLDEDSSDEMPGDVLDDFLPISARDSQKGMETCNEYVTVKTLTSNGTKSVSTHYQNDGSHLYLLTPNILPPSVGTVHRWLLCNKRGNIPDHTHQETDAEDKDVPKCASETEPPLRPKLYQDSDTENKPPCNGEGQTERVKACLDDSQDISQISDPDRKSSFTPLSQIGFRDPASVGCGQQLTLLSIEILAECRGDLLPDPQFDAINIVALGFQNDGDSIVEVLVLLHSKYVPCQRSFDGLFGCKILVFTDEKLLLKEFIKIVSSSDPDILMGWDIQGSSLGFLAERASHLGLGLLNNVSRTPSESLIASEDSKTYEKDILELDIHDTPSRDCCVPENSIIEDEWGRTHASGVHIGGRIVLNAWRLIRGEVKLNLYSVEAVAESVLRRKIPSFHHKVLTKWFSSGPGRARYRCIKYVIERAKLNLEIINQLDMVNRTSELARVFGIEFFSVLSRGSQYRVESMFLRLAHTQNYLAISPGKQQVASQPAMECLPLVMEPESGFYSDPVVVLDFQSLYPSMIIAYNLCFCTCLGKVVASKANTLGVSSFSPEQHVLQDLKDQILLTPNGVMFVPSKVRRGILPRLLEEILTTRIMVKQAIKKLAPPEKVLQRIFNARQLALKLIANVTYGYTAAGFSGRMPCAELADSIVQCGRSTLEKAISFVNLHEKWNAKVIYGDTDSMFVLLRGCTVKESFQIGSEIASAITAMNPSPVTLKMEKVYHPCFLLTKKRYVGYSYESPDQIEPVFDAKGIETVRRDTCGAVAKIMEQSLRLFFEHQNLLEVKTYLHRQWKRILSGRICLKDFIFAKEVRLGTYSARISSLPPAAIVATKAMTVDPRAEPRYAERIPYVVIHGEPGARLVDMVVDPLEVLAIDSPFRINDLYYINKQIIPALQRVFGLVGADLNHWFSEMPRPTREASAKHTLTTNFHQTRIDYYYLSKHCVLCDRLVQASARLCNQCSENEVAAATAVISKTSKLEQEMQHLVAVCHHCGGGDRLLENGVKCTSISCLVFYERRKVQKELLAATHVAADKDLYPRCTVEWF; the protein is encoded by the exons ATGGGTCATTTGCACCTATCAAAGATGAAGTTCCGCTACCCCATTCCTGACACTTGCAAGAAATTAAATACCGATGATCAGCATAGAAAG gcagATTCAGATGCTCATGCATGTTTAGAGTCAAAATTGTGGATGTCTTCCACGATCTCATCTGAGTGGATGTGGTCACCCCCAAGCAAATCCGGTGCTTTGTCAAATGATGAGGCTCACTGTCCTAAACGTCAAAGTATCTGTGAGCTTGAAGGAGATACTTCTGTGGATG AGATACTTAATCAGCAATTTAAAATGTATTCATCTCTCTCACAAACATGCTCAGATGTCAACATGGTTCAGTCACTTGTACCAATATGGGAG GAGCAACAGAAACGGAATGGGGTTCATGAGGCTACCATGCCTTCTGATCCTGGCAAACCACTACCAGAAGATGTTATGAAACTTCTCTCTGTTGGTCTTGACtttgagaaaaaatttattgaattgtGCAGTGAAGCTGAAACCTCTTTATTTTGTACTTTTTCTGCGAAGGAATTGAG AGAAACAGACATAATAGGCTCGGCATCACCACCAGCTTCATTATGCAAAAATGCCAAATTGCATGAGGAAGGGACTGATGCAAATCTTGAAATGTTGACTATGGATGAAATCCCTTCATCTGAAATGATTGGAACATTGGACATAAAG GCTGCTGATAAGGAAGCACAAAATATTCTTAAGTGGCTTGCAACTTCTCAAGCTGCAGAGGATATAAACTCTGACGATGAACTTGTTTATGAAACAATCTTGACTCCCTTGTTACCTGCTGCAACAATTGATAAGGTGCTGGAGGAAGCTAATATTGCTTATGAGAATGAGTCCCAAAAGGAGTGTCAGGATATTCTAGATTCAATTGATGATATGCTTGAGTTGGAGTTACCAAATGAAAAACCCTCTCATTCCTTGGATCACTATTGTCCTATTGGAGCTTCATCAAGCAGTATGTTACCTCAAGTTGATGGTTCTAATGATGATGAGTTCTCAAGTCCACGTGATAGTTTGGCTGGAACCTCTTCTCTAGTAGAGATAAACAGTGAATACACAAGGGCTTCTGAGCACCATGTACTGCCCAATACTGACACAAGTACActtattaaagataaaaggaaTAAACAATGGGGGTCTTTGCCTTTTTCCTCAATTGATAAAGCTAATAATGATGGAGAGCATGCTACTTTACTTGTGACTCATCCATTTGAAAGTGAGACTGGAGATTCTGCTCACTCAAATTACTTAAACAGAAATGAGGTTAGAAATGGTGCTTGTTTTATAAGGAACAAGGGCAGAGATGCTTCAGATTCCAAAGAAGTACACAAATTGGTTAACTGCTCTTTGCGGGACTTGATGAGGCGAAAGCGATCCTATCGAGTTGAACAAGCTGACTGTGAGTCTGGAACTACTAAAAAGCTTCTTTTAGACAGGCATGAGGAACAAAATGCATGCCTTTGGCAAAAACAGCTGGATTTAAAAACAATGCAAACTGATGAAGAAGAAATGGAACACCAGAAGAATTGTGAATGTGAAGTTAGCAATCATGCTAATTTAGTGCATGGGAAAATGCCCCTTCCAGCTGGCAGTGACTGTCTTTTACAAGCTACTAGCCGGCCAAAAGATGAATATTTTGGTCAACATGAAATAGAAGGTTTGGAAGCAAGTTCAGTGTTGAGGAACTGTACAAATGGAGAGTCTGCTTTAATGCATGGGGGACCAGGCCTCCAAAAGCCTGAAAAATTATACTTAATCAATTCCATAGACCCATCTATGGTTTGTAGGGGTGAAAACCTTAAGGTTGGCACAACTTTTACAAAACCTGTAGCTTCTGATGCCTGTACCCAAAATCCCCTCTTGGACACACGGTCGAGAACAGcttctgttcatacagtcagaGCTTCTGAGAGGACTCCACAAACTGATACTTCTGCTTCAAGTAGTGTGCAGAGCTCCTTCATTGATGATAAAGTGTCTGACAAATTCATGGATCAAAGTTCTCATGGAAGCAGATCTTTTGTGCAACATGATCAGATGACGTTTTGTGAGAATTCTGTGGAGAAAAATGCTGCAAGTGATGTGCAAGTATTGTTAAGTGAAAAAGTGGATACTCAAAAGCTGGGTGAAAATTTGTTGCATGAGACTATTAAATTAACTGAAATAACCACAGGCAAGAACCCCCTGGCTGATAAGACTCTTGAAGGTACTTTGACCTTGCCAACAACCTCTAATACCCATTTTCATTTGGATGAGGACAGCTCTGATGAAATGCCAG GGGATGTTCTGGATGACTTTCTTCCGATATCTGCAAGGGATTCTCAGAAAGGGATGGAGACTTGCAATGAGTATGTTACAGTTAAAACCCTTACATCTAATGGTACAAAGAGTGTCTCGACCCACTATCAAAATGATGGTTCTCACCTATACCTATTAACTCCTAATATTTTGCCTCCTTCTGTGGGTACTGTGCATAGATGGTTACTTTGTAACAAGAGAG GGAACATTCCTGATCATACACATCAAGAAACAGATGCAGAGGACAAGGATGTTCCAAAATGTGCTTCTGAGACTGAACCTCCTCTTAGGCCTAAGCTGTATCAAGATTCTGATACAGAAAATAAGCCTCCATGCAATGGAGAAggacaaacagaaagagtgaaaGCATGCCTAGATGACTCACAAGATATTTCTCAGATATCAGACCCTGATAGAAAATCAAGTTTTACCCCTCTAAGTCAAATTGGATTTCGAGACCCTGCAAGTGTTGGCTGTGGACAGCAATTGACATTACTTAGTATAGAG ATTCTTGCAGAATGTAGAGGAGACCTTTTACCCGATCCTCAATTTGATGCCATCAACATTGTAGCTCTTGGTTTTCAGAATGACGGTGATTCTATTGTTGAAGTTCTAGTTCTTTTACATAGTAAATATGTACCTTGTCAGAG AAGTTTTGATGGTCTATTTGGCTGTAAAATATTGGTCTTCACTGATGAGAAACTCTTGTTAAAAGAATTTATAAAGATTGTGTCTTCATCTGACCCAGATATTTTGATGGGTTGGGATATTCAAGGGAGTTCTCTTGGTTTTCTGGCAGAAAGGGCATCACATCTTGGTTTGGGATTACTTAATAATGTGTCTCGCACTCCATCTGAGTCTTTGATTGCTTCTGAAGATAGCAAAACTTATGAAAAAGATATCTTGGAACTGGACATCCATGATACCCCTAGTCGAGATTGTTGCGTGCCAGAAAATTCAATAATTGAGGATGAATGGGGACGGACACATGCTAGTGGAGTTCATATAGGAGGCAGAATTGTCCTGAATGCATGGCGATTGATCCGTGGAGAAGTTAAGCTGAACTTATATTCAGTTGAAGCTGTAGCTGAATCTGTATTGAGGCGGAAAATTCCTTCATTTCATCACAAGGTGCtaacaaaatggttttcaagtgGTCCTGGACGAGCAAGATATCGGTGTATCAAATATGTTATAGAGAGAGCAAAGCTGAACCTTGAGATAATAAACCAGCTTGATATG GTGAATCGAACATCAGAACTTGCTCGTGTCTTTGGCATAGAGTTTTTTTCTGTTCTCTCTCGAGGATCACAATACCGTGTTGAATCCATGTTTCTGAGGTTGGCCCATACGCAAAACTATCTTGCCATCTCACCTGGAAAACAACAG GTTGCTTCTCAGCCTGCCATGGAGTGCCTTCCCCTAGTAATGGAACCAGAATCTGGATTTTATTCAGATCCTGTTGTTGTACTTGACTTCCAGTCTTTATATCCATCCATGATAATTGCATACAATCTTTGCTTTTGCACTTGTCTCGGTAAAGTTGTGGCATCAAAGGCCAACACACTTGGGGTTAGTTCATTCTCACCAGAGCAACATGTTCTGCAGGATTTAAAGGATCAAATCTTGCTCACTCCAAATGGTGTTATGTTTGTACCTTCGAAG GTTCGAAGAGGTATACTGCCCCGCTTATTGGAAGAAATCTTAACAACAAGAATTATGGTAAAACAAGCAATAAAAAAGTTGGCTCCTCCAGAGAAAGTTCTTCAGCGG ATATTTAATGCAAGGCAGCTTGCTTTGAAGCTCATAGCGAATGTAACATATGGCTACACTGCTGCTGGATTTAGTGGTCGCATGCCCTGTGCAGAACTTGCAGACAGTATCGTTCAGTGTGGCCGTAGTACACTGGAAAAGGCTATATCATTTGTAAATCTACATGAAAAGTGGAATGCTAAAGTTATTTATGGAGATACTGATAG TATGTTTGTCCTCCTTAGAGGATGCACTGTCAAAGAGTCTTTCCAAATTGGGAGTGAGATTGCCTCTGCTATCACTGCTATGAATCCTAGCCCTGTCACCCTGAAGATGGAGAAAGTTTATCACCCATGTTTCCTCCTTACTAAGAAAAGATATGTCGGCTACAGTTATGAAAGCCCTGATCAAATTGAACCTGTTTTTGATGCCAAGGGTATTGAGACAGTACGCAGGGACACATGTGGTGCAGTTGCAAAGATAATGGAGCAGTCTTTGAGACTCTTCTTTGAGCATCAGAATTTATTGGAG GTGAAGACTTATTTGCATCGTCAGTGGAAGAGGATTCTTTCAGGAAGAATCTGCCTTAAAGATTTTATCTTTGCAAAGGAGGTTCGCTTGGGTACCTACAGTGCAAGAATCTCATCACTTCCTCCTGCTGCAATTGTAGCCACTAAGGCAATGACGGTTGACCCTAGGGCAGAACCACGTTATGCTGAGAGAATACCGTATGTTGTAATTCATGGAGAGCCTGGAGCTCGCCTGGTTGATATGGTTGTGGATCCATTGGAAGTTTTGGCAATTGATTCCCCATTTAgaataaatgatttatattacattaataaacaaataataccaGCTTTACAGCGGGTATTTGGACTTGTTGGTGCTGACTTAAACCATTGGTTTTCAGAGATGCCCCGCCCCACAAGGGAAGCTTCTGCAAAGCATACATTAACTACAAATTTCCATCAAACCAGAATTGATTATTACTATCTTTCAAAACATTGTGTATTATGTGATAGGTTGGTTCAGGCATCAGCCCGTTTATGCAATCAATGTTCTGAAAATGAAGTAGCTGCTGCAACAGCAGTGATTAGTAAGACTTCAAAGTTAGAGCAAGAGATGCAACATCTTGTTGCT GTATGTCACCATTGTGGAGGCGGGGATAGGCTTCTGGAAAATGGTGTGAAGTGTACGTCCATTTCATGCTTGGTGTTTTATGAGAGGCGGAAGGTTCAGAAAGAACTGCTAGCTGCCACCCATGTTGCTGCAGATAAAGACTTATATCCGAGATGCACAGTGGAATggttctga